The following proteins are encoded in a genomic region of Debaryomyces hansenii CBS767 chromosome G complete sequence:
- a CDS encoding DEHA2G15114p (similar to uniprot|P52488 Saccharomyces cerevisiae YDR390C UBA2 Nuclear protein that acts as a heterodimer with Aos1p to activate Smt3p (SUMO) before its conjugation to proteins (sumoylation) which may play a role in protein targeting), with translation MAKDTYLRKILGEDRCNNIRKANVLMVGAGGIGCELLKNLVLSQYGEIHIVDLDTITLSNLNRQFLFRPTDIDKSKSLTVVKAVEAFNYHNTKLVPHHGNIMDTNQFPIAWWDQFSYVFNALDNLEARRYVNKMCLFLKKPLMESGTTGYDGQVQPIFPYYSECFECQAKATPKTYPVCTIRSTPSQPVHCITWAKEFLFHQLFDESSSTVTTEQSKEQQRKKLQEETDDKQEIENMLKESNELSELRQLIKAPNLEDRNQFIHRTIIKIFKVDIERLLRIDSLWKTRVKPVPLQFDELYVNDVNNLLSDKRNEVIISRDTSVWSLLENLYVFYKASENLQKRLDESESFVSFDKDDEDTLNFVVAAANIRCSIFNIEVKSKFDIKQIAGNIIPAIATTNAIISGFSSLGALSYYKSTAENNDFGDMSKDSSTVFVSIRPNKYITSASLVGPGDQCPSCSLSRGLLNINDNELKTWTLKDLVDKLIQTYGYEDDVSIILGQSKLIYDFDFDDNLEKKLSEINGFRNGELLLVQDEDDMLENLELYINTNYVDSSHLPIIKLRPKKQKAGTPRESEEDQYQDILTNDDAIIIDDEEELIINDHEGPDSKKRKAEPLEANGKKLKA, from the exons ATGGCAAAAGATACTTATTTAAGGAAGATCTTGGGGGAAGATCGttgtaataatattagaaaa GCTAATGTTTTAATGGTTGGAGCTGGTGGAATAGGAtgtgaattattgaagaactTGGTATTATCGCAATATGGTGAAATTCATATAGTCGATCTCGATACTATTACCTTGTCTAATTTAAATAGGCAATTTTTATTCCGACCAACAGATATAGATAAGTCGAAGTCGTTAACAGTGGTGAAGGCAGTCGAAGCATTTAATTATCATAATACCAAATTAGTTCCGCACCATGGTAACATTATGGATACAAACCAGTTTCCGATAGCATGGTGGGATCAATTTAGTTATGTTTTTAATGCATTGGACAATTTGGAAGCTAGAAGATATGTTAATAAGATGTGtctttttttgaaaaaaccATTAATGGAAAGTGGAACTACTGGATATGATGGCCAAGTTCAACCAATATTTCCTTATTATAGTGAATGTTTTGAATGTCAAGCCAAAGCTACACCAAAGACATATCCAGTTTGTACAATTAGATCAACACCCTCACAACCTGTTCATTGTATTACTTGGGCAAAAGAATTTTTGTTTCACCAACTATTTGATGAATCCTCGTCTACTGTAACAACCGAACAATCCAAAGAGCAACAACGCAAGAAATTACAGGAAGAAACGGATGATAAACAGgagattgaaaatatgTTGAAGGAAAGCAATGAATTGAGCGAATTGCGCCAATTGATAAAAGCACCAAACTTGGAAGACCgcaatcaatttattcatagAACCATcataaaaatattcaaggttgatattgaaagattgTTGCgtattgattcattatGGAAAACAAGAGTGAAACCGGTTCCATTGCAATTTGACGAGTTGTATGTTAACGATGTAAACAACTTATTATCTGACAAAAGGAATGAAGTTATAATTAGCAGAGATACTCTGGTATGGTCATTACTAGAAAACCTATATGTTTTTTATAAAGCTAGTGAAAATCTACAGAAACGGTTAGATGAATCGGAATCTTTTGTATCATTTGATaaggatgatgaagatacTCTTAATTTCGTGGTGGCTGCTGCGAACATAAGATGTAGcatatttaatattgaagTGAAGAGCAAGTTCGATATTAAGCAAATAGCTGGGAATATTATACCTGCTATAGCTACAACCAATGCTATAATATCTGGTTTCTCGAGCTTGGGGGCATTAAGCTATTACAAATCTACAGCTGAAAACAATGATTTTGGTGATATGCTGAAAGATTCATCTACTGTATTTGTCAGTATCAGACCTAATAAGTATATTACCTCAGCATCTTTAGTTGGTCCAGGAGATCAATGCCCTAGTTGTTCACTTTCAAGAGGATTACTTAACATAAATGACAACGAGCTAAAAACATGGACATTGAAGGATTTGGTAGATAAGTTAATCCAAACTTACGGATACGAAGATGATGTTTCTATAATTCTAGGTCAGTcgaaattaatatatgatTTTGACTTCGACgataatttagaaaaaaaattgagtGAAATTAATGGATTCAGGAATGGAGAACTACTTTTAGTTCaggatgaagatgatatgcttgaaaatttggaattgtACATTAATACTAACTATGTAGATTCAAGCCATTTACCTATTATAAAGTTGCGCccaaagaaacaaaagGCAGGAACACCAAGGGAAAGCGAGGAAGATCAATATCAGGATATTTTGACCAATGATGATGCgattattattgatgatgaggaagaATTGATCATAAATGACCACGAGGGCCCAGACTCGAAGAAACGTAAGGCCGAACCTTTAGAAGCTAACGGCAAAAAGTTGAAAGCATAA
- a CDS encoding DEHA2G15136p (similar to uniprot|P14020 Saccharomyces cerevisiae YPR183W DPM1 Dolichol phosphate mannose (Dol-P-Man) synthase of the ER membrane catalyzes the formation of Dol-P-Man from Dol-P and GDP-Man) — MSTDKYSVILPTYNEKRNLPILVYLLAKTFQAHELDWEVIIVDDNSPDGTQIIAKELVNIFGEKHIQLRARAGKLGLGTAYVHGLQFVTGNYVIIMDADFSHHPEAIPQFIAKQKEQDYDIVTGTRYAGDGGVYGWDLKRKLVSRGANFLAATVLRPGVSDLTGSFRLYKKQVLAKVIDETKSKGYVFQMEMMVRAKALGYNVGEVPISFVDRLYGESKLGGDEIVGYLKGVWSLFTSV, encoded by the coding sequence ATGAGTACAGACAAATATTCTGTTATCTTACCAACATATAACgaaaaaagaaatttgcCAATCttggtttatttattggCTAAAACTTTCCAAGCACATGAATTAGATTGGGAAGTGATCATTGTGGATGATAACTCCCCAGATGGAACTCAAATTATTGCCAAGGAGTTAGTTAATATATTCGGCGAAAAGCATATTCAATTAAGAGCAAGAGCCGGGAAATTGGGATTAGGAACTGCGTACGTTCATGGTTTACAATTTGTTACTGGTAActatgttattattatggaTGCTGATTTCTCACATCACCCAGAGGCAATTCCACAGTTTATTGCCAAACAGAAAGAGCAGGATTATGATATTGTCACTGGTACTAGATACGCAGGCGATGGTGGTGTTTACGGCTGGGATTTGAAGAGAAAATTGGTTTCTAGAGGTGCCAATTTTTTGGCAGCTACAGTCTTAAGACCTGGTGTATCTGACTTAACAGGATCATTTAGATTGTACAAGAAACAAGTGTTAGCCAAAGTCATTGATGAGACCAAATCAAAAGGTTACGTTTTTCAAATGGAAATGATGGTCAGAGCCAAAGCCTTAGGATATAACGTTGGTGAAGTTCCGATTAGCTTTGTAGACAGATTATATGGTGAATCTAAGTTGGGTGGTGATGAAATTGTGGGCTATTTGAAAGGTGTTTGGTCATTATTTACTAGTGTCTAG
- a CDS encoding DEHA2G15158p (weakly similar to uniprot|P32770 Saccharomyces cerevisiae YDL167C NRP1 Protein of unknown function rich in asparagine residues), whose product MSDIYVVVHIATTCDESTTYVTKDSTELIEFAWSVVDATTLKNTYQESVLVRPINTPITQYCSQLHKITWEHVRNAGSFKDAIGKFDNFMQENVISKNKEFSLITFDVSKIRVQLPREARDKSVVLPPYLQHPRIFDIQNEYAKWQTSHPEALSYTASSLSNIITALEVEMDSTDGIETPVSSSSTPSPTAISSVSSASSASFFSEPLTNPNLNSYSNLNSNSNLNLSSGQETRTRSTINVYTNVLVQLVKKSLPVEEHPSVLTKPFDSAQDVKIFLVERSKILYLSNLPGDTTQSELESWFTQYGGRPIAFWTLKNVDANEKNGKNNNTNNNGNNGSNNYGGKVKGISGFAVFATHEEATESLSMNGRALNDMAVEVQASSTSVLDKARDLLTPFPPSKNRPRPGDWTCPSCGFSNFQRRTACFRCSFPAASAVTIQESMFSGNTTNSRRNNNSTNSMPNNNNSDKIALNAAVVNAAAAAAALNQNQSYNSNYQEHNFAPGSHKVGGNGINGSNNHQHANSHSHHSGHGHNHNNNSRPHYGNNVPFRAGDWKCSNESCQYHNFAKNLCCLKCGNAKHSGQSNHNSNNNNNNHIHSVNSTAAAIAAATASGQPLNLNNGFMGIQQPQPLHPNHYSPSQTPVQQNHNQHRHNSNVSGNNYYSNKSQFPLHLSNQNTNANLRGTNNTPPQLLAQQLAMLQQHQHQQHQQQNQKQASQPKYSQSVLNSPGMYSNFGPQQASYQAYSKNIPNPPHSAPVSAEATNTKNGNLENLNPSLNVLANQISSLNLNGNQQ is encoded by the coding sequence ATGAGTGATATATACGTAGTTGTTCACATCGCCACAACATGCGATGAATCGACTACATATGTTACTAAGGATTCAACAGAGTTGATTGAGTTTGCTTGGTCGGTTGTTGATGCGACCACGCTAAAAAATACCTACCAGGAATCAGTATTAGTGAGACCAATCAACACTCCTATTACTCAATATTGTTCACAACTTCATAAAATTACGTGGGAACACGTTCGAAATGCCGGATCATTTAAGGATGCTATCGGAAAGTTCGATAACTTCATGCAAGAAAATGTAATTCTGAAGAACAAGgaattttcattgataacATTTGACGTGAGCAAAATCCGAGTCCAATTACCAAGGGAAGCAAGAGATAAGTCAGTGGTGTTGCCTCCATATTTGCAGCACCCAAGGATATTTGATATACAAAATGAGTACGCCAAGTGGCAAACATCACACCCGGAAGCATTATCGTATACTGCGTCGTCTTTATCTAATATTATTACAGCTTTAGAAGTGGAAATGGATAGTACTGACGGAATAGAGACACCAGTATCATCCTCGTCAACACCGTCACCAACAGCCATTTCTTCGGTATCATCTGCATCGAGTGCTAGTTTTTTTTCTGAACCATTGACCAATCCAAATTTGAACTCGTAttctaatttgaattcaaattccaACTTGAACTTGAGTTCGGGTCAGGAGACAAGGACAAGATCTACGATAAACGTATACACCAATGTATTAGTCCAGTTGGTCAAGAAGTCATTGCCGGTTGAAGAACACCCTTCAGTTTTGACTAAACCATTCGATTCTGCCCAAGATGTCAAGATTTTCTTGGTCGAAAGATCAAAGATTTTATATCTTAGCAATTTACCCGGGGACACTACGCAATCCGAATTGGAATCATGGTTTACACAGTACGGAGGGAGACCAATAGCATTTTGGACATTGAAGAATGTAGATGCAAACGAGAAGAACggaaagaataataatactaacAATAACGGAAATAACGGAAGTAACAACTATGGAGGTAAGGTAAAGGGTATCTCGGGATTTGCTGTGTTTGCAACTCATGAAGAAGCGACAGAATCTTTATCAATGAACGGTAGAGCATTGAATGATATGGCTGTTGAAGTACAAGCATCTTCTACAAGCGTGTTAGATAAAGCTAGGGACTTACTAACACCTTTCCCACCTTCCAAGAATAGGCCAAGACCTGGTGATTGGACTTGTCCATCTTGCGGCTTCTCAAATTTCCAAAGGAGAACTGCTTGTTTCAGATGTTCATTTCCTGCTGCTAGTGCTGTTACGATTCAGGAGTCGATGTTTTCTGGCAATACAACTAATAGTCGTcgtaataataattcgaCCAATTCTATGCCAAACAATAACAATTCGGATAAGATTGCACTTAATGCTGCTGTTGTTAATGCAGCAGCTGCAGCAGCTGCtttgaatcaaaatcaatcgTATAATTCGAATTACCAGGAACATAATTTTGCACCTGGTTCTCATAAGGTTGGAGGTAATGGAATTAATGGTTCAAATAACCATCAGCATGCGAATTCACATTCTCATCATAGTGGTCATGGTCATAACCATAACAACAATTCCCGGCCTCATTATGGAAATAATGTTCCATTTAGAGCTGGTGATTGGAAATGTTCTAATGAATCTTGCCAATATCACAATTTTGCTAAGAATTTATGCTGCTTGAAATGTGGTAATGCAAAGCATTCTGGTCAATCGAATCATAAtagcaataataataacaacaaCCATATTCATTCCGTTAATTCAACTGCAGCTGCAATAGCTGCGGCCACTGCTAGTGGTCAGCCATTGAACTTAAATAATGGATTCATGGGAATACAACAACCTCAACCACTCCACCCAAATCATTATTCGCCATCTCAAACCCCAGTGCAACAAAATCATAACCAACATCGTCATAATTCAAATGTTTCTGGTAATAACTATTACAGCAATAAATCACAATTTCCACTTCATTTGTCAAACCAAAATACGAATGCTAATTTGCGCGGGACTAATAACACACCACCCCAACTTTTAGCTCAGCAGTTAGCAATGTTGCAGCAacatcaacatcaacagCATCAGCAGCAAAACCAAAAGCAGGCCTCGCAACCAAAATATTCACAATCAGTCTTAAATTCTCCTGGCATGTATTCTAATTTTGGGCCCCAGCAGGCTAGCTACCAGGCttattcaaagaatattCCGAATCCACCTCATTCTGCTCCTGTATCTGCTGAAGCTACTAATACTAAGAATGGcaatttagaaaatttaaatccaTCGTTGAACGTGCTCGCCAACCAAATTAGctcattaaatttaaacGGTAACCAGCAATAA
- a CDS encoding DEHA2G15180p (similar to uniprot|Q06538 Saccharomyces cerevisiae YLR241w), which produces MNIDPPIDDPTALRGSQRVFKTQLVICLWVGISSFILFCILRYRWPHIYAVRTLRKRTEAIKPLPNKIFGWVVNVYRITDEEVLQFSGLDAFVFLAFFKMGIRIFSLLAVLAIFVLSPIRYYYTGNYDKDNIVWSVARSFITFNYDNPTPPDLNDDFPNYLWVYPIFTYIFSIIVYVTIYEYTDKVLKTRQKYLASQNSIVDRTIRLDGIPKKLLRNNNPSILKNFIEDLGIGKVTDVKLIYDWTDLEVLFEKRKVLLDKLENLYASVYGLSIDIYTQKKTPSVLPKNAIDSVIDSPRGISMKEKIDKLSSTIINLDKEIKAIQGKFDPITSTIELQNSSFKQISSAFITMDSVASAQMAAQTVLDPRVHKLIVKLAPAPKDIRWKNFRLTRYEKLLKSYVITFIVMLSCVILLFPVSSLAALINVKTITKLWPALGKFIAKSKWLTTFVTGILPPLLFSLLNISLPYFYRFLSQYQGYSSNSDIELSTLSKNFFYLFVNLFLVFTFAGTFSNYWSFLSDTTKIAYQLASSLKSLSLFYVDLILLQGLAMFPVRLLQIGDVVILNVIGKIFLLKNIILKTPRDYRFYYYTPPMFDFGLQVPQHILIFIIILIYSVVSTKIVTSGLIYFILGYLVYKYQLIYTCVHPQHSTGKVWTMIFRRLMLGLVLFQLFMCGTLALEGAILLALLSSPLVFVTLVITWNFEMHYLPLNKFIALRAIQNPYDFDKEFDDDRSEISDSNNQNQTEEAGEADETSLLIQGRHSVNNFHELRRRRSTIDEEREQYTDYTYPHLIDPLYGPWVGFEGDYISMVEYNKNFNDVNNLENGDISIISTTEREIVLKKKLRVSEWE; this is translated from the coding sequence ATGAATATAGATCCACCAATAGATGATCCCACTGCTTTGAGAGGGTCACAAAGAGTGTTCAAAACTCAGTTGGTTATATGTTTATGGGTTGGTATTTCATCATTCATTCTATTCTGTATCTTGAGATACAGATGGCCTCATATCTACGCTGTACGAACCTTGCGGAAGAGAACTGAAGCGATAAAACCGTTGccaaacaaaatatttggatgGGTTGTTAATGTTTATCGAATTACGGATGAAGAGGTGTTGCAGTTTTCAGGTTTGGATGCATTTGTATTCCTAGCCTTCTTTAAGATGGGGATTCGAATCTTTTCGTTACTTGCGGTATTGGCGATATTTGTGTTGAGTCCTATCAGGTACTATTATACGGGTAATTACGATAAGGATAATATTGTGTGGTCTGTAGCAAGATCGTTTATTACTTTCAATTATGATAATCCTACGCCGCCTGATCTAAATGATGATTTCCCAAATTACCTTTGGGTTTATCCGATATTCACgtatattttttcaatcatTGTTTACGTTACTATATATGAGTACACTGATAAGGTGTTGAAGACCAGACAAAAGTATTTAGCCTCTCAAAATTCGATAGTGGATAGAACTATCAGGCTAGATGGGATCCCTAAAAAATTACTAAGGAATAATAATCCTTCgattttgaagaactttattgaagatttgggaATTGGAAAAGTTACGGATGTAAAATTAATCTATGATTGGACTGACCTTGAGGttctttttgaaaaacGGAAAGTTTTACTCgataaattagaaaacttATATGCATCAGTTTACGGATTATCAATCGACATATATACCCAGAAAAAAACACCATCCGTGTTGCCTAAAAATGCAATCGATTCGGTTATTGATTCACCAAGGGGAATAAGtatgaaagaaaaaatcGACAAGCTCTCGAGTACTATAATTAAtcttgataaagaaattaaagcaATTCAAGGAAAATTTGATCCCATAACTTCTACCATTGAATTACAAAACTCCAGCTTTAAGCAAATATCAAGTGCTTTCATAACAATGGATTCGGTTGCTTCCGCGCAGATGGCTGCGCAAACAGTTTTGGATCCAAGAGTCCATAAGTTAATTGTTAAATTAGCCCCGGCTCCAAAAGATATTAGGTGGAAAAATTTTAGACTAACCCGTTatgagaaattattaaaatcgTATGTGATTACCTTTATAGTCATGTTGAGTTGTGTGATCTTGCTTTTTCCTGTTTCGTCTTTGGCAGCATTAATTAATGTTAAAACGATTACCAAACTTTGGCCGGCATTAGGGAAATTTATTGCGAAGTCAAAGTGGTTAACAACATTCGTGACTGGTATTTTACCACCTTTATTATTCTCgttattgaatattctGCTTCCTTATTTTTATAGATTCTTGTCACAATATCAAGGTTATTCATCAAATAgtgatattgaattgtCCACTTtactgaagaattttttctatttgtttgttaatttatttttggtttttACGTTTGCGGGAACATTCTCTAACTACTGGTCATTTCTAAGTGATACAACAAAAATAGCCTATCAATTGGCCAGttcattgaaaagtttgTCGTTGTTCTATGTTGATTTGATCCTATTACAAGGTTTAGCCATGTTTCCAGTTAGATTATTACAAATTGGTGATGTCGTAATTTTAAATGTCATTGgcaaaatattcttgttgaaaaatattattcttaaGACACCACGGGATTATAGATTTTACTATTATACACCACCTATGTTTGACTTTGGGTTACAGGTGCCTCAgcatattttgatattcattataattttgatcTATTCCGTTGTTTCTACTAAGATTGTTACTAGCGGTTTAATCTACTTTATTCTAGGGTATTTGGTCTATAagtatcaattgatttatacCTGTGTTCATCCCCAACACTCTACTGGTAAAGTTTGGACGATGATATTCAGGAGATTGATGCTAGGTTTAGTattattccaattattCATGTGCGGCACTTTGGCATTGGAAGGAGCTATATTATTAGCATTGTTGAGCTCTCCATTGGTTTTCGTTACATTGGTGATTACTTGGAATTTCGAGATGCACTATCTACCACTTAATAAGTTTATTGCATTAAGGGCAATCCAAAACCCttatgattttgataaagagTTTGACGATGACAGGCTGGAAATATCAGATTCGAATAACCAAAATCAAACTGAGGAGGCTGGGGAAGCGGACGAAACATCACTTTTAATCCAAGGCAGACATTCagtgaataattttcatgAATTACGAAGGAGGAGATCAacaattgatgaagaaagagaaCAATACACGGATTATACCTATCCGCATCTAATTGATCCATTATACGGGCCATGGGTAGGCTTTGAAGGtgattatatttcaatggTAGagtataataaaaatttcaatgatgTCAACAATCTAGAAAATGGCGACATAAGTATAATTTCGACTACTGAAAGGGAAATTGTCTTGAAAAAAAAGTTGAGAGTTTCTGAATGGGAATAA
- a CDS encoding DEHA2G15202p (no similarity): MVNSLVNSPNSGLETGEASNINEPIASPPIPITGNNNHAKYDQIYIGDSGLDPLDYAPPIVHNSSYLKQYNKQQQQLQQQQRLLMIQQQQLQQLQQQHQHIQLQQYPHDQPTNAGYNSIYSNLQGIASADNIKKNIQPSTNHHSIFNFEDVSSLGLVDSQYSKPQSADFTYNKFDFDLANPSLESIPDSISNPFDYSGSQNCLAPTLHAHTGHSPYNATINDTFTSSLSDTSSFTPNSVPEEYFRPMTGSSLKHSTSLSAFPPVTKTDNSNYKINKKSLNEFNTSLDSKKNLMMPTNFATSTTSSSPSVESPGWAGVSPIYNRYKGVDFTGNTNLRVDPQTPNPKLVHHNSASFPSSSNSHLQEEGRRKTYPLFNEFSVSTSERSTPSKSTYSLLSTNSASDKPKKYTRRRLLPRSKNGCWICRIKHLKCDEARPICTSCAKLGIDCDYSSEKPDYIIDKNLKREKLASISVIRKQKQPINNKYKI; encoded by the coding sequence ATGGTGAATTCGTTGGTTAATTCTCCCAATTCGGGACTTGAGACAGGAGAGGCTTCTAATATTAACGAACCTATAGCGTCACCACCAATTCCAATAACCGGTAATAACAATCATGCAAAATACGACCAAATATACATAGGAGACTCTGGCTTGGATCCATTAGACTACGCTCCTCCAATTGTTCACAACCTGCTGTATTTAAAGCAGTACAACaagcaacaacaacagcttcaacaacaacaaaggCTTTTGATGatacaacaacaacaattacAACAATTGCAACAGCAGCATCAACACATACAATTACAACAATATCCACATGACCAACCTACTAATGCTGGATACAACAGCATTTATAGTAACCTACAAGGTATCGCTTCAGCCGacaatatcaaaaaaaatatacaGCCGTCTACAAATCACCATTCAATCTTTAACTTTGAAGATGTTTCGTCGTTAGGTCTCGTCGACTCTCAATATTCCAAACCACAATCTGCGGACTTTACTTATAATAAATTCGATTTTGACCTAGCAAACCCTTCATTAGAATCTATACCAGATTCAATCAGTAATCCGTTTGATTATTCTGGATCTCAAAACTGTTTAGCACCAACTCTCCATGCTCACACTGGCCACTCTCCATATAATGCCACCATCAACGACACTTTTACGTCCTCACTATCAGATACTTCAAGTTTCACCCCAAATTCTGTACCTGAAGAGTATTTTAGACCTATGACGGGTTCATCTTTAAAACATCTGACTAGTTTGTCCGCATTTCCTCCAGTAACTAAGACTGACAATTCAAACTATAAGATCAACAAAAAATCTTTGAACGAGTTTAACACATCTTTAGATAGTAAGAAGAATCTAATGATGCCAACAAATTTTGCAACATCGACCACAAGCTCTTCTCCATCTGTCGAATCACCTGGCTGGGCAGGAGTTTCCCCCATATACAACAGGTATAAAGGAGTTGATTTTACCGGTAATACCAACTTACGTGTTGATCCTCAAACACCTAACCCAAAACTAGTACATCATAACTCTGCAAGTTTCCCATCTTCTAGTAATTCTcatcttcaagaagaaggaagGAGAAAAACTTATccattatttaatgaattccTGGTGTCAACACTGGAGAGACTGACTCCTAGTAAAAGCACATATAGTTTATTGAGCACCAACTCTGCTCTGGACAAACCTAAGAAGTACACCAGAAGACGGCTACTTCCAAGATCAAAAAATGGATGCTGGATTTGCCGAATAAAACATCTTAAGTGCGATGAAGCTAGACCGATTTGTACTAGCTGTGCAAAACTAGGGATTGATTGTGATTATTCGTCAGAAAAGCCAGATTACATTATTGATAAGAATTTAAAGAGGGAAAAACTAGCTAGCATATCTGTCATCAGAAAACAGAAGCAACCaattaacaataaataCAAGATATAA
- a CDS encoding DEHA2G15224p (weakly similar to uniprot|P29366 Saccharomyces cerevisiae YBR200w BEM1 Protein containing SH3-domains involved in establishing cell polarity and morphogenesis), with translation MLDISAPTSAEQFVRSFKFTVIVICKHGFTAENKYELTTHKGDILKVLERPGNGWLLVQFLDTVNKYGLIPAKYVDIAVNDPLDPITLSWLHQVDEVSPTNSKLYNQTEDIRNNNALMVRPISTHNKSYPKSASISNVLLLDNRYWYRLDITYSDNSKTYVPRYYEDFYNLHGSLLNMVGKNIDTNGISPSLPKLPEPIPPTASSQSKDSIVMLLKRCNDLSIYTNRLFNDKRFQRSKALYEWLDVSYRNLGGLLSHLNYNLNNEDITRRISPYSVDILNSMASSNQDNNVTLNKSVIPISPAAFSERHDLNSIGLLGKDNTYKTIASRPPKLTINTSNHDYNDSVGSHSESIFSDIDSDKSPDTPFSFSHEIFTSKNNYVKLKIIKQNDDIVALKIYRNDIKSVADLKKLIGAKLPYKSLYIKLQDFKHIDSHNYNFIQVLNESEKIVLRAT, from the coding sequence ATGCTTGATATTTCAGCACCTACAAGTGCCGAACAGTTTGTTCGCAGTTTTAAATTCACTGTAATCGTTATTTGTAAACATGGCTTTACCGCTGAAAACAAGTACGAATTGACTACCCATAAGGGTGATATTTTAAAAGTATTAGAACGTCCTGGAAATGGATGGCTTTTAGTACAATTCCTAGATACGGTGAATAAATATGGGTTGATACCAGCAAAGTACGTTGATATAGCAGTCAACGATCCTTTGGATCCTATTACATTGCTGTGGTTACATCAAGTTGATGAAGTATCTCCTACTAACAGCAAATTATATAACCAGACTGAAGATATAAGAAACAATAACGCATTAATGGTAAGGCCAATTTCAACTCATAACAAATCGTATCCGAAATCTGCCTCTATCTCCAATGTTCTCTTGCTAGACAACAGATATTGGTACAGGTTAGACATAACATACTCAGATAATAGTAAAACATACGTACCTCGGTATTATGAAGATTTCTATAACTTGCATGGgtctttattgaatatggTTGGTAAGAATATAGATACTAATGGCATTTCTCCATCATTGCCCAAATTGCCGGAACCCATTCCTCCTACAGCGTCATCGCAATCAAAAGATCTGATCGTAATGTTATTAAAGCGTTGTAATGATCTAAGCATATACACCAATAGACTCTTCAACGATAAGAGATTCCAAAGATCAAAGGCTTTATATGAGTGGCTAGACGTTTCCTATCGTAATTTAGGTGGCTTATTAAGCCACctaaattataatttaaataatgaagacaTTACAAGGAGGATTCTGCCATACTCTGTTGACATTTTAAATAGCATGGCTTCTAGTAACCAGGACAATAATGTTACATTAAACAAATCGGTTATTCCTATATCGCCGGCTGCATTTTCTGAAAGACATGATTTGAACTCGATTGGTCTTTTGGGAAAAGACAATACATACAAAACTATAGCAAGTCGTCCACCAAAATTGACgataaatacttcaaatcATGATTATAATGATTCGGTTGGCTCTCACTCCGAATCGATTTTTTCCGATATCGATTCTGACAAAAGTCCCGATACGCCATTCTCATTCTCTCATGAGATATTTACACTGAAAAATAACTAtgtcaaattgaaaatcatCAAACAAAACGACGACATCGTTGCTTTAAAGATATATAGGAATGATATTAAATCGGTCGCCGATTTGAAGAAACTAATCGGCGCTAAACTTCCCTACAAGAGCTTGTATATCAAATTACAGGATTTTAAACATATCGACTCACACAATTACAATTTCATTCAAGTTTTAAACGAGTCTGAGAAAATTGTTCTCAGGGCAACATGA